The DNA window GTTCCTTATGATGAACTAAGTCTCAGTGTCTATATTCTGGACTTAAACGGGAACAATATAACGAGCCTCCAGCCTTTTCCGAGTGATATAAAGATGAGGAGATTACAAATAGCGAATAACAGACTGACAAAGGTGGAGAGAGACGCTTTTCGTGGGCTCGATTACTTGATTGACATTGATCTGTCCGGAAACAATATAAGTTACGTCGATCCGGAAGCGTTATCGtaagttgatttttattttttacaagctTGTTGTTCCGGTAAAAATATTGGTTATTGACTAGTGAATGTGATACATTCTTATTGGTGTTATAGTAACAATGCTTGCTGACTTCATCCGTGACAATTTATCTTTCTTAACTTTGCCACGATCAGTTCAGCGGCTGTGCAACCAATTGATAAGAAACACTTTCATCATATCTACCGATTGATGTCTACTGCTTGACATACCTTTGTCTTTTTTAGacttccaaattccacggtcttgTTTGCGCACAAATACGCATGAATAAAACTTAAGATATATTATAGTACGTTACGCGAAAACTTAGTTAGCCGGCATGAAATGATCCACGAGTGGGTTTGTTCAGCCATAGAGAGAGAgttagagttaaaaaaatttgtttgtgcCCTGAGTTTTCAAAAGATTATGTTGTCTCCTAAGATAAGTGGCTAGTCACAGAGCTTTTTTACGAACACAGTTATAACATATGAATAAaaatgatgatgttattgattaGAATATTTGCTATTACTATATTGATTATGTGTTTACGTGTAATGGCATTTTCCCACGTTCCATTGTACGATTCTGCAGCTCACACAATGGCTATTACGACAAAATTGAGGCAATTGCTTTAGACTCGTTGCCGACAAGTGACAATTGCGGCTCGTGATGCCAATATTAGATAATGGTCCAGTAAAGAATGCAAATTGAATTACCGCTTAGACAAGCTGTGTCGCTGTTTATGAACACATTTGGGGGATAACCAGtcgcgtgcatacagggtacgCACAGGTATGCACTAACCgggcagtacgagttataaagtACTTCAGGGTAGGCATTGTGAGACTTATAAAAAGCCAACCCTTGAGTTCTTATTCTCGTAGCaaaattttcctttattttatatcatctgcataccttgttcTCTGTACCCGCTATGCATTCCATTGGGGATAACCGTATTGTTTTGCATAGTATCATTAATGTctctatgaaaataaaacatacctGATTTACGTTGACTTACTTGATTAACTAGAGATCAGAATCAATGtagatattttttcttaattccttATTTAACAAGTAGATAATTTAGACAACATGCTGCTCATTTGTCttgaaaagttaaatttaacGTAAAAATTAAACCTTTTATTGCCGTGACACGTCCTGTTAGTACACTTTCTTCCAATTGTAATGGAAATAAACGCAGTCACGAAACAGCTCGtgcaaagaaaaataatttatttcgtaTTTCAGGGACTCACATGGGCTACTTAATGTGGAACTTCAAGATAACCCACTCAGTGTCGTCGAAGGGCCATTCCTCATTTCCGGCACACTTCAGTTCTTGGACATCAGCAACTGCAATATTTCTTTCGTAAACCAACAGTTCTTTAACAACATCACTTCTTTGAAGACTCTGGACATCTCAAACAATCCCCTTGGGGCCCTGCTAGAAAATGGAGTCTTTGACTCGTTAACCAGTCTCGAAACTTTAAAACTTAATGATTGCAAGCTATCGACGCTTGCAGAAAATCTCTTCTCTGCTTTAGTAAATCTGAAAAATTTAGAACTAGCTGGAAATTATTTAATGAACACCAACTGGCCCGAAGTATTAGGTACATTAACTAGACTGGAATATCTTAATTTGCGAAAGTCCGGTCTGGTGTCACTATCGGAAGATACATTTTCGAATTGCACCAATCTCGTTTCACTCATTTTAGCTGAAAACGAACTACGTGACTTGGATGTCGCAGCAACGTTAGGCAGTAGCGTTAATCATTTGGAATTACTAGATCTATCAAACTGTAAGATACAAGGTCCAATTGGCGGGGATTCATTTGCCAATTCTTCTAGATTAAAGAGTCTCTATCTTTCGGGAAATCCTTTATTTGCACCAGATTTACAAGAAGCATTGGAACCACTTCCAAAACTGGAAAGGTTATTCTTAAGTAATTGCGGCCTTCGTAATTTGCCAGACAGTTTTAACGTATTCGAAACCCTTCTCGAATTAGACATTTCTCACAATCCTTTAGTAAATGTGTTTACAAAATTACTCGCTCCTCTAGAAAAAATAGAGTATCTCAATATGGGCTATAGTAATCTATCTTACATCGGCCCACACACATTTGCGCATATGACGTCACTGAAGAGATTAGTTCTCTCAGGTAACGATCTTCTCTCGTTAGAAGCTGGTCTTTTTGGAAACCTTACACAACTAACGACTTTAGAATTAGAATTATGTGGCCTAAAGCGACCATTAAATGCGAATGCGTTTTTCAAAAACCTGACGTATACTGATTTAAGAGAAATAAGGCTCGGTGGCAATCCACTCGTGATTCCTTCTGCAGGTCCCTTATTTCCAAAACAGTTATCGCAAGTGACTGTGCTGGATTTGAGCAACTGCAATATTACATCGCTTAACCCAGACGCGTTCAAAAACACCGAAAACCTGACAGAACTCAATTTGGCTGAGAATCGACTTAAGTCCGGAGATGGAACTTTAGCCTTCCTGGAGCTACTACAGCTTCTGGAAAAAATTAATTTGAGCAACAACAATTTGACAACAATAGATCCTCAATTCTTCGTCAATAATCCGAAACTGCACTCGATAAATTTGATCGGCAATCCGTTCGTTTGTGACTGCAAGATTGCAGAAATGTGGGACTGGGCGAACATGATAAAGGGCGATCTAGACGTTCTCATCGGAGCCAAGAGCGCTGAGAAAGACATCGTTGTGAAGGGAaacaagaagaaaaagaacCTTTACTGCCGTTACAATGAGGCCCAGCTCCGTAACATGACTCTCACTACCAACAAAAGTGTTCCGGGTCGAAGACCTTTTGTAAAGCCCCGAGAATTGACTTACGCGAATAGAACGTGGGCAAAATACGTAAGAGAGTCAGGATGTGAACCCGTTGTCAAAATACTAAGACCAGTAGCTCTTATCGCGGATATGttcaatatacaaaatgtgGATTATGCGCCTACAGCGGCGTTTATGCTGGCTATGATCGCTTTAGCTTTCGGCATAACCACAGTTATAATGACTTTCAGATTGttccaaaagaaaaaaataatttcagaaaTCGATACAGTAAATAACAGAAAAGAGAGATAGTCAAATGTTATAGCAAATAGAccattataatttatacttaGTATTTAGGAAATACCTGCTTTTACGACAATTCGGATAAAGTACTTTCCGAATGTCTGTATTTAAAAGTCGATTTTATCATTGTAAtgaaatagtaatatttttatagacagttttttattttattttaataattattttcagtaTCTCTATATTTCTCTAGAACGGTAttggaaatattataatagcgattgaattgtgtaatttattttcagacGCATGAGTGTCTTACAGACTTTCATGTATGTGCAATTTAGCGTTGgtttgttttgcttttttttttgcccACATGACTTTTGCACGCTTTATTACATGGATCGATCAGGACTTTGAGAGCAGTACTTTTAGTATACGAT is part of the Pararge aegeria chromosome 2, ilParAegt1.1, whole genome shotgun sequence genome and encodes:
- the LOC120629217 gene encoding insulin-like growth factor-binding protein complex acid labile subunit, coding for MARLTALVLCLIASGFCYGFNGDSFELECPDECDCHYFRINWVTDCSESNLTEVPYDELSLSVYILDLNGNNITSLQPFPSDIKMRRLQIANNRLTKVERDAFRGLDYLIDIDLSGNNISYVDPEALSDSHGLLNVELQDNPLSVVEGPFLISGTLQFLDISNCNISFVNQQFFNNITSLKTLDISNNPLGALLENGVFDSLTSLETLKLNDCKLSTLAENLFSALVNLKNLELAGNYLMNTNWPEVLGTLTRLEYLNLRKSGLVSLSEDTFSNCTNLVSLILAENELRDLDVAATLGSSVNHLELLDLSNCKIQGPIGGDSFANSSRLKSLYLSGNPLFAPDLQEALEPLPKLERLFLSNCGLRNLPDSFNVFETLLELDISHNPLVNVFTKLLAPLEKIEYLNMGYSNLSYIGPHTFAHMTSLKRLVLSGNDLLSLEAGLFGNLTQLTTLELELCGLKRPLNANAFFKNLTYTDLREIRLGGNPLVIPSAGPLFPKQLSQVTVLDLSNCNITSLNPDAFKNTENLTELNLAENRLKSGDGTLAFLELLQLLEKINLSNNNLTTIDPQFFVNNPKLHSINLIGNPFVCDCKIAEMWDWANMIKGDLDVLIGAKSAEKDIVVKGNKKKKNLYCRYNEAQLRNMTLTTNKSVPGRRPFVKPRELTYANRTWAKYVRESGCEPVVKILRPVALIADMFNIQNVDYAPTAAFMLAMIALAFGITTVIMTFRLFQKKKIISEIDTVNNRKER